In the Streptomyces sp. f51 genome, one interval contains:
- a CDS encoding alpha-1,4-glucan--maltose-1-phosphate maltosyltransferase — MPVLDVHPVVQQGRRPAKAVVGEEFEVSATVFREGHDAVAANVVLRDPDGRPGPWTPMRELAPGTDRWGARVSAGTEGRWTYTVEAWGDPVSTWRHHAGIKIPAGLDTELVLEEGALLYERAAAGLPEGARGSRSRDTVLGAVDALRDTGRPVASRLAAALTPEVDAVLAEHPLRELVTSSEPLPLLVERERALFGAWYEFFPRSENGRGDASEHGTFRTAAGRLPAIAEMGFDVVYLPPVHPIGTTHRKGPDNTLSAGPQDVGVPWAIGSPEGGHDAIHPALGTLEDFDAFVARATSLGLEIALDFALQCSPDHPWVEKHPEWFHHRPDNTIAYAENPPKKYQDIYPIAFDRDMPGLVRETVRVLRHWMDHGVRIFRVDNPHTKPVVFWERVIADINGTDPDVIFLAEAFTRPAMMRTLAEIGFQQSYTYFTWRNTKQELTEYLTELAGDSAARMRPNLFVNTPDILHEFLQTGGRPAFELRAVLAATLSPTWGIYSGYELCENTPLRPGSEEYLHSEKYQLRPRDWESAEREGRSIAPLVRELNAVRRRSPALRQLRDLHFHHADQEAVIAYSKSVTDARGSNTVVVVVNLDPYHTQEATVSLDMPQLGLDWHESVPVRDELTGETYNWGRTNYVRLEPGVRSAHILTVLRPSSPLIGGSPTT; from the coding sequence ATCCCCGTCCTGGACGTCCACCCGGTCGTGCAGCAGGGGCGCCGTCCCGCGAAGGCGGTGGTGGGCGAGGAGTTCGAGGTCTCGGCCACGGTCTTCCGCGAGGGCCACGACGCCGTCGCCGCGAATGTCGTCCTGCGCGACCCGGACGGCCGCCCCGGACCCTGGACGCCGATGCGCGAACTGGCTCCCGGCACCGACCGCTGGGGTGCCAGGGTCAGCGCGGGCACGGAGGGCCGCTGGACGTACACGGTGGAGGCCTGGGGCGACCCGGTCAGCACCTGGCGGCATCACGCGGGCATCAAGATCCCGGCCGGTCTCGACACCGAACTGGTGCTGGAGGAGGGCGCCCTGCTGTACGAACGGGCGGCCGCCGGCCTGCCCGAGGGAGCCCGGGGCAGCAGAAGCAGGGACACCGTCCTCGGGGCCGTGGACGCGCTGCGCGACACCGGCCGGCCCGTGGCCTCCCGGCTCGCCGCCGCGCTCACCCCGGAGGTGGACGCCGTGCTCGCGGAGCATCCGCTGCGCGAGCTGGTGACGTCGTCCGAGCCGTTGCCGCTGCTGGTGGAGCGGGAGCGGGCGTTGTTCGGCGCGTGGTACGAGTTCTTCCCGCGTTCGGAGAACGGGCGGGGCGACGCTTCGGAGCACGGTACGTTCCGTACGGCCGCGGGGCGGCTGCCGGCGATCGCGGAGATGGGCTTCGACGTCGTCTACCTCCCGCCGGTCCACCCGATCGGCACCACCCACCGCAAGGGCCCCGACAACACGCTGTCCGCGGGTCCCCAGGACGTGGGGGTGCCCTGGGCGATCGGCTCGCCCGAGGGCGGCCACGACGCGATCCACCCCGCGCTGGGCACCCTGGAGGACTTCGACGCCTTCGTCGCCCGGGCCACGTCCCTGGGCCTGGAGATCGCGCTGGACTTCGCGCTCCAGTGCTCCCCGGACCACCCGTGGGTGGAGAAGCACCCCGAGTGGTTCCACCACCGGCCCGACAACACGATCGCCTACGCCGAGAACCCGCCGAAGAAGTACCAGGACATCTACCCCATCGCCTTCGACCGGGACATGCCAGGACTGGTCCGCGAGACCGTGCGGGTGCTGCGCCACTGGATGGACCACGGAGTACGGATCTTCCGCGTCGACAACCCGCACACCAAACCCGTCGTGTTCTGGGAGCGGGTGATCGCCGACATCAACGGCACCGACCCCGACGTCATCTTCCTGGCCGAGGCCTTCACCCGCCCCGCGATGATGCGCACCCTGGCCGAGATCGGCTTCCAGCAGTCCTACACCTACTTCACCTGGCGCAACACCAAACAGGAACTCACCGAGTACCTCACCGAACTGGCCGGCGACTCCGCCGCCCGCATGCGCCCCAACCTCTTCGTCAACACCCCCGACATCCTCCACGAGTTCCTGCAAACGGGCGGCCGCCCCGCCTTCGAACTCCGCGCCGTCCTCGCCGCCACCCTCTCCCCCACCTGGGGCATCTACAGCGGCTACGAACTCTGCGAGAACACCCCCCTGCGCCCCGGCAGCGAGGAATACCTCCACTCCGAGAAATACCAGCTCCGCCCGCGCGACTGGGAGTCGGCGGAACGGGAGGGCCGGAGCATCGCTCCGCTGGTGCGGGAGCTGAACGCGGTCAGACGGCGGAGTCCCGCGCTGCGCCAACTGCGCGACCTGCACTTCCACCACGCGGACCAGGAGGCGGTGATCGCCTACTCCAAGTCCGTGACCGACGCCCGCGGTTCGAACACGGTTGTGGTGGTGGTCAACCTCGACCCGTACCACACCCAGGAGGCCACGGTCTCGTTGGACATGCCGCAACTCGGCCTGGACTGGCACGAGTCGGTGCCGGTGCGCGACGAGCTCACCGGCGAGACCTACAACTGGGGCAGGACCAACTATGTGCGACTGGAGCCGGGCGTCCGGTCCGCGCACATCCTCACCGTCCTGCGACCGTCCTCACCGCTGATCGGAGGGTCACCCACCACATGA
- the glgP gene encoding alpha-glucan family phosphorylase — MKAIRRFTVRPVLPEALHPLSDLARNLRWSWHAGTRDLFQSVDPERWAECGTDPVRLLGSVPAGRLAELTADSGFLHRLAEVRDDLRAYMSGDRWYQTQTSDLPAAIAYFSPEFGLTAALPQYSGGLGILAGDHLKAASDLGVPLIGVGLLYRHGYFRQSLSREGWQQEQYPVLDPNELPVVPLSEEDGTPAQVSLALPGGRALRARIWLAQVGRVPLLMLDSDVEENGAGERGVTDRLYGGGSEHRLLQEMLLGIGGVRAVRTYCRLTGHPQPEVFHTNEGHAGFLGLERIAELGDRGLDFDSALEAVRAGTVFTTHTPVPAGIDRFDREVVARHFGADAELPRIDVGRVLALGMETYPGGEPNLFNMAVMGLRLGQRANGVSLLHGQVSREMFSGLWPGFDPEEVPITSVTNGVHAPTWVAPEVFRLGARQVGAQRTEDALTVGGSDRWDAVAEIADQEIWDLRRVLREQLVVEVRDRLRASWRQRGAGTAELGWIDGVLDPDVLTIGFARRVPSYKRLTLMLNDRDRLMDLLLHPERPVQIVVAGKAHPADDGGKRLIQELVRFADDPRVRHRIVFLPDYGMAMAQKLYPGCDIWLNNPLRPLEACGTSGMKAALNGCLNLSVLDGWWDEWFQPDFGWAIPTADGTATDDDRRDELEAGALYDLLEQRVAPRFYERGQEDLPDRWIEMVRRTLTQLGPKVLAGRMVREYVERLYAPAAHAHRSLTAEAATELAAWKARVRAAWPRITVDHVEASSATTTAELGTTLSLRVRVRLGELAPEDVEVQAVAGRVDTDDRIADAVCVPLKPGGGPDLEGRWAYEGPLSLDRTGSFGYTVRILPSHRLLASGAELGLVAVPSEETGEGAGLLMR, encoded by the coding sequence GTGAAGGCGATCCGCAGATTCACCGTCCGACCCGTTCTCCCCGAAGCCCTTCACCCGCTCAGTGACCTGGCCCGCAACCTCCGCTGGTCCTGGCACGCCGGGACCCGCGACCTGTTCCAGTCCGTCGACCCGGAGCGCTGGGCCGAGTGCGGCACCGACCCCGTACGGCTGCTCGGCAGCGTGCCGGCCGGGCGGCTCGCGGAACTCACCGCGGACAGCGGCTTCCTGCACCGGCTCGCCGAGGTCCGCGACGACCTGCGCGCGTACATGAGCGGCGACCGCTGGTACCAGACACAGACCTCCGACCTGCCCGCCGCCATCGCCTACTTCTCGCCCGAGTTCGGCCTCACCGCCGCGCTGCCGCAGTACTCGGGGGGCCTCGGCATCCTCGCGGGCGACCATCTCAAGGCCGCCAGCGACCTGGGTGTCCCGCTGATCGGCGTGGGCCTGCTCTACCGGCACGGCTACTTCCGCCAGTCGCTGTCCCGCGAGGGCTGGCAGCAGGAGCAGTACCCGGTCCTCGACCCCAACGAACTGCCCGTGGTGCCGCTGAGCGAGGAGGACGGCACGCCCGCCCAGGTGTCCCTCGCGCTGCCCGGCGGCCGCGCGCTGCGCGCCCGGATCTGGCTGGCCCAGGTCGGCCGCGTCCCCCTGCTCATGCTCGACTCCGACGTCGAGGAGAACGGCGCCGGCGAGCGCGGGGTCACCGACCGGCTCTACGGCGGCGGCAGCGAGCACCGGCTGCTCCAGGAGATGCTGCTCGGCATAGGGGGTGTCAGGGCGGTCCGTACGTACTGCCGGCTGACCGGGCACCCGCAGCCCGAGGTGTTCCACACCAACGAGGGGCACGCGGGGTTCCTCGGCCTGGAGCGGATCGCCGAACTCGGCGACCGGGGACTGGACTTCGACTCCGCGCTGGAGGCGGTCAGGGCCGGCACGGTCTTCACCACCCACACCCCGGTCCCCGCGGGCATCGACCGCTTCGACCGGGAGGTGGTCGCCCGCCACTTCGGCGCCGACGCCGAGCTCCCCCGCATCGACGTGGGACGCGTCCTCGCCCTCGGCATGGAGACGTATCCCGGCGGCGAGCCGAACCTCTTCAACATGGCCGTGATGGGCCTGCGGCTCGGCCAGCGGGCGAACGGCGTCTCCCTGCTGCACGGCCAGGTCAGCCGGGAGATGTTCTCCGGGCTCTGGCCGGGCTTCGACCCGGAGGAGGTGCCGATCACCTCGGTCACCAACGGCGTCCACGCCCCGACCTGGGTGGCGCCCGAGGTCTTCCGCCTCGGCGCCCGGCAGGTCGGCGCGCAGCGCACCGAGGACGCGCTGACCGTCGGCGGCTCGGACCGCTGGGACGCCGTGGCCGAGATCGCCGACCAGGAGATCTGGGACCTGCGCAGGGTGCTGCGCGAACAACTGGTGGTGGAGGTACGGGACCGGCTGCGGGCGTCCTGGCGCCAGCGCGGCGCCGGCACGGCCGAACTCGGCTGGATCGACGGCGTGCTCGACCCCGACGTCCTCACCATCGGCTTCGCGCGCCGGGTCCCCTCGTACAAACGGCTGACCCTCATGCTGAACGACCGCGACCGGCTCATGGACCTGCTGCTGCACCCCGAGCGGCCGGTGCAGATCGTCGTCGCCGGCAAGGCGCACCCCGCGGACGACGGCGGGAAGCGGCTCATCCAGGAGCTGGTCCGGTTCGCGGACGACCCCCGTGTGCGCCACCGGATCGTCTTCCTGCCCGACTACGGCATGGCGATGGCGCAGAAGCTCTACCCGGGCTGCGACATCTGGCTCAACAACCCGCTGCGCCCGCTGGAGGCGTGCGGCACGAGCGGGATGAAGGCCGCGCTCAACGGCTGTCTCAACCTCTCCGTCCTGGACGGCTGGTGGGACGAGTGGTTCCAGCCCGACTTCGGCTGGGCCATCCCGACCGCCGACGGCACCGCGACCGACGACGACCGGCGGGACGAGCTGGAGGCCGGCGCCCTGTACGACCTGCTCGAACAGCGGGTGGCCCCCCGCTTCTACGAGCGCGGCCAGGAGGACCTGCCCGACCGGTGGATCGAGATGGTCCGCCGGACGCTGACCCAACTCGGTCCGAAGGTCCTCGCGGGCCGGATGGTGCGCGAGTACGTGGAGCGCCTGTACGCGCCCGCGGCCCACGCCCACCGTTCCCTGACCGCCGAGGCGGCCACCGAACTGGCCGCCTGGAAGGCACGGGTCCGTGCGGCCTGGCCGCGGATCACCGTCGATCACGTCGAGGCGTCCTCGGCGACCACGACGGCCGAGCTGGGCACCACGCTGTCGCTGCGCGTCCGCGTACGCCTCGGCGAGCTCGCCCCGGAGGACGTGGAGGTGCAGGCGGTCGCGGGCCGGGTCGACACCGACGACCGGATCGCGGACGCGGTCTGTGTCCCGCTGAAGCCGGGCGGCGGACCGGACCTGGAGGGCCGCTGGGCGTACGAGGGCCCGCTGTCCCTCGACCGCACCGGCTCCTTCGGCTACACCGTCCGGATCCTGCCGTCCCACCGCCTGCTGGCCTCCGGCGCGGAACTGGGCCTGGTGGCGGTGCCCTCGGAGGAGACGGGGGAGGGCGCGGGTCTGCTGATGCGCTGA
- a CDS encoding M4 family metallopeptidase: MTPLYARHKRTTLAIATAVAAGALLTTGLTTGAAAQTAAAPAGKTTPLAGSPVLLSASARTALIQKADAARTETARRIGLGAKEKLVVRDVVKDADGTVHTRYERTYNGIPVLGGDLVVHEKAGRTEGVTKATKASIKVASLKPLVTTAKAEKQALTAAKDAGSAKTAADRAPRKVIWAASGRPTLAYETVVGGLQDDGTPNELHVITDAATGKKLFEYQGIETGTGKTLYSGTVTLNTTLSGSTYSLTDGTRGGHKTYNKSHSTSSSTGTLFTDADDVWGTGTASSSTTDQTAAADAAYGAQETWDFYKNTFGRSGIKNNGVGAYSRVHYGNAYVNAFWDDSCFCMTYGDGSGNTHPLTSLDVAGHEMSHGVTANTAGLNYSGESGGLNEATSDIFGTGVEFYANNSSDVGDYLIGEKININGDGTPLRYMDKPSKDGGSADNWSSSVGNLDVHYSSGVANHFFYLLAEGSGAKTINGVSYNSPTYNGSTVTGIGRAAALQIWYKALTTYFTSSTNYKSARTGTLSAAAALYGSGSTQYNAVAAAWSAVNVS, from the coding sequence GTGACTCCCCTCTACGCGCGTCACAAGCGCACCACTCTGGCCATCGCCACCGCTGTCGCCGCCGGAGCCCTGCTCACCACCGGTCTGACCACCGGTGCCGCCGCCCAGACGGCGGCCGCCCCAGCCGGCAAGACCACCCCCCTCGCCGGTTCGCCCGTCCTGCTCTCCGCCTCCGCGCGCACCGCGCTCATCCAGAAGGCCGACGCGGCCCGGACGGAGACGGCCCGCCGCATAGGTCTCGGCGCCAAGGAGAAGCTGGTCGTCAGAGACGTCGTCAAGGACGCCGACGGCACGGTCCACACCCGCTACGAGCGCACGTACAACGGCATTCCGGTCCTCGGCGGCGACCTGGTCGTGCACGAGAAGGCCGGCAGGACCGAGGGCGTGACCAAGGCGACCAAGGCGTCCATCAAGGTCGCCTCGCTCAAGCCGCTGGTCACCACCGCCAAGGCCGAGAAGCAGGCGCTGACCGCGGCCAAGGACGCGGGCTCCGCCAAGACCGCCGCCGACCGCGCGCCCCGCAAGGTGATCTGGGCGGCGAGCGGCAGGCCGACCCTCGCCTACGAGACCGTCGTCGGCGGCCTCCAGGACGACGGCACCCCGAACGAGCTGCACGTCATCACCGACGCGGCCACCGGCAAGAAGCTCTTCGAGTACCAGGGCATCGAGACCGGCACCGGCAAGACCCTCTACTCGGGCACGGTCACCCTCAACACGACCCTGTCGGGCTCGACGTACAGCCTGACCGACGGCACCCGCGGCGGTCACAAGACGTACAACAAGTCGCACAGCACGTCCTCCTCCACGGGCACGCTGTTCACCGACGCGGACGACGTCTGGGGCACCGGCACCGCCTCCAGCTCCACCACCGACCAGACGGCGGCCGCCGACGCCGCCTACGGCGCCCAGGAGACCTGGGACTTCTACAAGAACACCTTCGGCCGCAGCGGCATCAAGAACAACGGCGTCGGAGCGTACTCGCGCGTCCACTACGGCAACGCGTACGTCAACGCGTTCTGGGACGACAGCTGCTTCTGCATGACCTACGGCGACGGCTCGGGCAACACGCACCCGCTGACCTCGCTGGACGTGGCCGGACACGAGATGAGCCACGGCGTCACCGCCAACACCGCCGGCCTGAACTACTCCGGCGAGTCCGGCGGCCTCAACGAGGCCACCTCGGACATCTTCGGCACGGGTGTCGAGTTCTACGCCAACAACTCCTCCGACGTGGGCGACTACCTCATCGGCGAGAAGATCAACATCAACGGCGACGGCACCCCGCTGCGCTACATGGACAAGCCCAGCAAGGACGGCGGCTCCGCCGACAACTGGTCGTCCAGCGTCGGCAACCTCGACGTGCACTACTCGTCCGGTGTCGCGAACCACTTCTTCTACCTCCTCGCGGAGGGCAGCGGCGCCAAGACGATCAACGGAGTCAGCTACAACTCGCCGACGTACAACGGCTCCACGGTCACCGGCATCGGCCGCGCCGCGGCGCTCCAGATCTGGTACAAGGCGCTGACGACGTACTTCACGTCCTCGACCAACTACAAGTCCGCCCGCACCGGGACCCTCTCGGCGGCGGCGGCCCTGTACGGCTCGGGCAGCACCCAGTACAACGCGGTCGCGGCCGCGTGGAGCGCGGTCAACGTCAGCTAG
- a CDS encoding S8 family peptidase, protein MARTRKWRLRWAAGVTAVMTAAVLSAIAPPAQAAPAGRILGAGEPGSVDGSYIVTLKGDGRAPSATAATAVAARYGARISHTYGTVLDGFAVRAGRRAARLLAADPRVASVVQDTRVTLAGATDSGAAPGRAEKDPPSWGLDRIDQRARPLDGRYTAPGSQGAGVTVYVIDTGIRITHRDFGGRASYGWDFVDDDATAQDGNGHGTHVAGTVAGTSYGVAKRARVVAVRVLDDRGAGSTAQVIAGIDWVTRHARRPAVANLSLGGYANAQLDAAVRNSIASGVTYTVAAGNYGLPASLYSPARVAQALTVGATDRNDARAPFSDTGASLDLFAPGVDITSTSYTGDMARAIGSGTSMASPHAAGAAALYLAGHPRAAPAQVVKALVRHAVPGKVSNAGPGSPNRLLNVG, encoded by the coding sequence ATGGCACGGACGAGGAAGTGGCGTCTGCGCTGGGCGGCGGGTGTCACCGCGGTCATGACGGCCGCGGTGCTTTCGGCCATCGCCCCGCCCGCGCAGGCGGCTCCCGCGGGGCGGATACTCGGCGCGGGGGAGCCCGGGTCCGTCGACGGCAGCTACATCGTGACGCTCAAGGGGGACGGACGGGCTCCGTCGGCGACCGCGGCGACGGCCGTCGCCGCGCGGTACGGAGCGAGAATCAGCCACACCTACGGCACGGTCCTCGACGGCTTCGCCGTGCGGGCCGGCCGAAGAGCGGCCCGGCTGCTCGCCGCGGATCCGCGGGTGGCCTCCGTCGTCCAGGACACCCGGGTCACGCTCGCCGGGGCCACGGACAGCGGCGCGGCGCCGGGCCGCGCCGAGAAGGACCCGCCGTCGTGGGGCCTGGACCGGATCGACCAGAGGGCCCGGCCGCTCGACGGACGGTATACGGCCCCCGGGTCGCAGGGGGCGGGGGTGACCGTCTACGTCATCGACACCGGCATCCGCATCACGCACCGGGATTTCGGGGGCCGGGCGAGCTACGGCTGGGACTTCGTGGACGACGACGCGACGGCGCAGGACGGCAACGGTCACGGCACCCATGTCGCAGGAACGGTCGCCGGAACCTCGTACGGCGTGGCCAAGAGGGCCAGGGTCGTCGCCGTGCGCGTCCTCGACGACCGGGGCGCCGGGTCCACCGCGCAGGTCATCGCGGGCATCGACTGGGTCACCCGGCACGCGAGAAGGCCCGCCGTGGCCAACCTGAGCCTGGGCGGGTACGCCAACGCCCAGCTGGACGCGGCCGTCCGCAACTCCATCGCCTCCGGGGTGACCTACACGGTCGCGGCCGGCAACTACGGGCTGCCCGCCTCGCTCTACTCCCCCGCCCGGGTCGCCCAGGCGCTCACGGTCGGCGCGACCGACCGGAACGACGCGCGGGCGCCCTTCTCGGACACGGGAGCCTCGCTCGACCTCTTCGCGCCGGGGGTGGACATCACGTCGACTTCGTACACCGGCGACATGGCGAGAGCGATCGGTTCCGGTACGTCGATGGCGAGCCCGCACGCGGCCGGGGCGGCGGCGCTGTATCTGGCCGGGCATCCGCGGGCCGCACCGGCCCAGGTGGTGAAAGCGCTGGTGAGACACGCCGTGCCGGGCAAGGTGTCGAACGCGGGCCCCGGTTCGCCGAACAGGCTTCTGAACGTCGGCTGA
- a CDS encoding DUF1990 domain-containing protein, which yields MPYTYEDVGATREDRCPPGFHRLHVRSRIGEGEAVFRRASEALMTWELHRAMGIGMVCDAGKAAPGVDVTVAIGPIKAPCRVVWTAEEPRRTAWAYGTLSGHPECGEEAFVVSRTGDGTVWLTVSAFSRAAKWYARAGGAATRGLQRVYAQRCGKVLRRLCAGLDD from the coding sequence ATGCCCTACACGTACGAGGACGTGGGCGCGACCCGCGAGGACCGCTGCCCCCCGGGCTTCCACCGACTGCACGTCCGCTCCCGCATCGGCGAGGGCGAGGCCGTCTTCCGGCGCGCCTCCGAGGCCCTGATGACCTGGGAACTGCACCGGGCCATGGGGATCGGCATGGTCTGCGACGCCGGCAAGGCGGCGCCGGGCGTCGACGTCACGGTCGCGATCGGCCCGATCAAGGCCCCCTGCCGGGTCGTCTGGACCGCCGAGGAACCGCGGCGCACCGCGTGGGCCTACGGAACCCTTTCCGGTCATCCCGAGTGCGGCGAGGAGGCCTTCGTGGTCTCCCGCACCGGTGACGGCACCGTCTGGCTGACGGTCAGCGCCTTCAGCCGGGCGGCCAAGTGGTACGCCCGCGCGGGCGGCGCGGCCACGCGCGGCCTCCAGCGCGTCTACGCCCAGCGCTGCGGCAAGGTGCTCAGACGCCTGTGCGCGGGGCTCGACGACTGA
- the treS gene encoding maltose alpha-D-glucosyltransferase, protein MIVNEPVPDTFEDTPAKDRDPEWFKRAVFYEVLVRSFQDSNGDGVGDLKGLTAKLDYLQWLGVDCLWLPPFFKSPLRDGGYDVSDYTAVLPEFGDLADFVEFVDAAHQRGMRVIIDFVMNHTSDQHPWFQESRNDPDGPYGDYYVWADDDKQYQDARIIFVDTEASNWTFDPVRKQYYWHRFFSHQPDLNYENPAVQEEIISALRFWLDLGIDGFRLDAVPYLYQVEGTNCENLPATHEFLKRVRKEIDTHYPDTVLLAEANQWPEDVVDYFGDFPSGGDECHMAFHFPVMPRIFMAVRRESRYPVSEILAKTPAIPGNCQWGIFLRNHDELTLEMVTDEERDYMYAEYAKDPRMRANIGIRRRLAPLLDNDRNQIELFTALLLSLPGSPILYYGDEIGMGDNIWLGDRDAVRTPMQWTPDRNAGFSSSDPGRLFLPTIMDPVYGYQVTNVEASMSSPSSLLHWTRRMIEIRKQNKAFGLGSYTELPSSNPAVLAFLREAPSTEDEGDDDLVLCVHNFSRFAQPTELDLREFNGRHPVELIGGVRFPAIGELPYLLTLAGHGFYWFRLRKEAA, encoded by the coding sequence ATGATCGTCAACGAGCCCGTCCCGGACACGTTCGAGGACACCCCGGCCAAGGACCGCGATCCCGAGTGGTTCAAACGCGCCGTCTTCTACGAGGTCCTGGTCCGCTCCTTCCAGGACAGCAACGGCGACGGCGTCGGCGACCTCAAGGGCCTGACCGCCAAACTCGACTACCTCCAATGGCTGGGCGTCGACTGCCTCTGGCTGCCCCCCTTCTTCAAGTCACCCCTGCGCGACGGCGGCTACGACGTCTCGGACTACACCGCCGTCCTCCCCGAGTTCGGCGACCTCGCCGACTTCGTCGAGTTCGTCGACGCCGCCCACCAGCGCGGCATGCGCGTGATCATCGACTTCGTCATGAACCACACCAGCGACCAGCACCCGTGGTTCCAGGAGTCCCGCAACGACCCCGACGGCCCCTACGGCGACTACTACGTCTGGGCCGACGACGACAAGCAGTACCAGGACGCCCGGATCATCTTCGTCGACACCGAGGCCTCCAACTGGACCTTCGACCCGGTCCGCAAGCAGTACTACTGGCACCGCTTCTTCTCCCACCAGCCCGACCTCAACTACGAGAACCCCGCCGTCCAGGAGGAGATCATCTCCGCGCTGCGGTTCTGGCTGGATCTCGGGATCGACGGGTTCCGGCTGGACGCGGTGCCGTATCTGTACCAGGTCGAGGGAACCAACTGCGAAAACCTTCCTGCGACCCACGAGTTCCTCAAGCGGGTGCGCAAGGAGATCGACACGCACTACCCGGACACGGTGCTGCTGGCCGAGGCGAACCAGTGGCCCGAGGACGTCGTCGACTACTTCGGCGACTTCCCCTCCGGCGGCGACGAGTGCCACATGGCCTTCCACTTCCCCGTCATGCCCCGCATCTTCATGGCCGTCCGCCGCGAGTCCCGCTACCCCGTCTCCGAGATCCTCGCCAAGACCCCCGCCATCCCCGGCAACTGCCAATGGGGCATCTTCCTGCGCAACCACGACGAGCTCACCCTCGAAATGGTCACCGACGAGGAACGCGACTACATGTACGCCGAATACGCGAAAGACCCGCGTATGCGCGCCAACATCGGCATCCGCCGCCGCCTCGCCCCCCTCCTCGACAACGACCGCAACCAGATCGAACTCTTCACCGCACTCCTGCTCTCCCTCCCCGGCAGCCCGATCCTCTACTACGGCGACGAGATCGGCATGGGCGACAACATCTGGCTCGGCGACCGCGACGCCGTCCGCACCCCCATGCAATGGACCCCCGACCGCAACGCCGGCTTCTCCTCCAGCGACCCCGGCCGCCTCTTCCTCCCCACGATCATGGACCCCGTCTACGGCTACCAGGTCACCAACGTCGAGGCCTCCATGTCCTCGCCCTCCTCGCTGCTCCACTGGACCCGCCGCATGATCGAGATCCGCAAACAGAACAAGGCCTTCGGACTCGGCTCCTACACCGAACTCCCCTCCTCCAACCCCGCCGTCCTCGCCTTCCTGCGGGAGGCGCCCTCGACCGAGGACGAGGGGGACGACGACCTCGTGCTGTGCGTGCACAACTTCTCCCGCTTCGCGCAGCCCACCGAACTGGACCTGCGCGAGTTCAACGGCCGCCACCCCGTCGAACTCATCGGCGGCGTCCGCTTCCCGGCCATCGGAGAACTCCCCTACCTGCTGACCCTCGCGGGCCACGGCTTCTACTGGTTCCGACTCCGGAAGGAAGCCGCCTGA